A genomic segment from Antedon mediterranea chromosome 6, ecAntMedi1.1, whole genome shotgun sequence encodes:
- the LOC140051829 gene encoding bone morphogenetic protein 2-like — translation MMSVYYLLFVVVIIFHSCTGKPTPLSPTISDVEDLNTLPESEEVRTKALDQLRNVFGFTNKSHFSPAKDHSPPQYMMDLYNTIAHSGGITNIPNPYYSSTVRSFLDKSHRQRMLYSFNLTKVPNTDRILRAELHLFKMKPKVKHDNRRQHYYQVHLYKVKTDNPLSVEGAELIGIRLISVQRTGWEVFAVTDVVNSWIANSTTNLGFLMTVTNLNGEVMDDSNVRFAQRGKHHDSKQPNLVLFSDDGRQKPALPKTITKVDPDSAYDYIIETYGDNKEETKTGFKHVMKRDTQTNSTEHANTGENQYRTNTRRSQRTGPCALQPMYVDFQTIGWSDWIISPDGYNANQCSGKCTFPLTNLVNPSNHASVQSLINTLNLDETVGQPCCVPDKTEHITLLYYTDDDNVVLKHFEGMIATSCGCH, via the exons atGATGTCAGTATACTATTTACTTTTCGTGGTTGTAATCATCTTCCATTCTTGTACGGGAAAACCAACGCCACTATCACCAACGATATCGGATGTGGAGGACTTAAATACACTACCTGAATCGGAAGAAGTTCGTACGAAAGCGTTGGACCAGTTACGCAACGTTTTCGGTTTTACCAACAAGTCGCATTTTTCACCGGCAAAGGATCATTCTCCGCCTCAATATATGATGGATCTATACAATACTATCGCGCATTCTGGCGGAATTACTAATATACCAAATCCGTATTACTCAAGTACTGTACGTTCATTCCTGGACAAAT cccacagacaaagaatgcTGTATAGTTTCAACTTAACCAAGGTACCAAACACGGACAGAATACTTCGAGCTGAATTACATCTATTCAAAATGAAGCCAAAAGTTAAACATGATAATAGACGACAACACTATTACCAG GTTCATCTTTATAAAGTAAAAACGGACAACCCGTTATCAGTAGAGGGCGCTGAATTGATTGGTATACGGCTTATCAGTGTGCAGAGAACCGGTTGGGAAGTGTTTGCCGTCACAGATGTTGTCAATAGTTGGATAGCCAATTCCACAACAAACCTAGGATTTCTCATGACGGTGACGAATCTAAACGGAGAAGTGATGGACGACAGCAACGTACGTTTTGCTCAGCGTGGAAAACATCATGATTCCAAACAGCCAAACTTGGTTTTGTTTAGCGACGACGGTAGACAAAAACCAGCATTACCAAAAACAATAACGAAAGTTG ATCCCGATAGTGCATATGATTATATAATTGAGACGTACGGCGATAATAAAGAGGAAACAAAAACAGGTTTTAAACATGTCATGAAGAGGGACACACAAACAAACTCAACAGAACACGCAAATACAGGTGAAAACCAGTACCGAACAAACACACGTCGTAGCCAACGAACTGGTCCCTGTGCATTACAACCAATGTACGTCGATTTTCAGACGATCGGTTGGTCAGACTGGATCATTTCCCCAGATGGTTACAACGCAAACCAGTGCTCTGGGAAGTGCACATTTCCCCTAACGAATCTTGTAAACCCCAGTAATCATGCATCGGTACAAAGCCTAATAAACACTTTAAATCTAGACGAGACAGTTGGGCAACCTTGTTGTGTACCGGATAAAACAGAACACATCACATTACTTTACTATACAGATGATGATAACGTCGTTTTAAAGCACTTTGAAGGCATGATCGCTACAAGTTGCGGTTGCCATTAG
- the LOC140051031 gene encoding N(6)-adenosine-methyltransferase non-catalytic subunit METTL14-like produces MSSDRLKALKERSKQRRQLLGKQFGVEDIGSVLNTDSPVTKPFVTESQQSSSKDTSLAPPSKRRLGQEEAKSNDDVKNLKRSDSQGLEEEVGVYKDSTTFLKGTQSANPHNDYCQHHVDTGQRPQNFIRDVGLADRFDEYPKLKELIRLKDELISRTNTPPTYLQADLETFDLHELGCEFDVILVDPPLEEYRHRPGVSNTEAFWSWDDILKLDIQDIAAHRSFIFLWVGSSDGLDNGRRCLREWGFRRCEDICWIKTNIHNPGHSKNLGPTALFQRSKEHCLMGIKGTVRRSTDGDFIHANVDLDVIIDEEPEQGSLEKPEEIFHIMEHFCLGQRRLHLFGTDHTIRPGWLTVGPKLSNTNFKPDTYRNYFTETIVTGCTDEIERLRPKSPPPKNKGQRGGGPRGGGNRGGPRGGGARGGNRGGGTGGRGNMRGRGGGMRGGFRGGRGGGHRGGFPPRS; encoded by the exons ATGTCGTCAGATCGACTAAAAGCCCTCAAAGAACGTTCAAAACAACGCAGACAGTTATTGGGAAAGcag TTTGGAGTTGAAGACATTGGAAGTGTTTTGAACACCGATTCACCTGTTACTAAGCCATTCGTGACTGAATCTCAACAATCAAG TTCAAAAGATACCAGTTTAGCCCCTCCCTCAAAAAGAAGATTAGGACAAGAAGAAGCAAAAAGTAATGATGAtgtcaaaaatttaaaaaggtcAGATAGTCAA GGTTTGGAAGAGGAAGTAGGCGTCTACAAAGATTCTACAACATTCCTAAAG ggtaCGCAAAGTGCGAATCCTCACAATGACTATTGTCAGCACCATGTTGACACAGGTCAAAGGCCACAGAATTTTATACGTGATGTTG GTCTAGCAGATAGATTTGATGAGTATCCGAAACTGAAAGAGTTAATTCGCCTAAAAGATGAGTTAATTTCCAGAACAAACACACCTCCAAC GTACTTACAAGCAGATTTAGAAACCTTTGACCTCCATGAGCTTGGGTGTGAGTTTGATGTCATCCTTGTTGATCCGCCACTGGAAGAGTACAGACACCGACCAGGAGTATCAAACACAGAGGCATTCTGGAGTTGGGATGAT ATATTAAAGCTAGACATACAAGATATAGCAGCACACCGTTCATTTATTTTCTTATGGGTTGGCTCATCTGACGGCCTTGACAATGGAAGACGG TGTTTAAGAGAATGGGGATTCAGGCGTTGTGAAGATATATGCTGGATTAAAACCAACATTCACAATCCAGGCCATTCCAAAAATTTAGGACCAACAGCTTTATTTCAACGGTCAAAG GAGCATTGTTTAATGGGCATAAAGGGAACTGTAAGACGGTCGACAGATGGAGACTTCATTCATGCCAATGTTGATCTTGATGTGATTATTGATGAAGAACCAGAACAAGGAAGTTTAGAGAAGCCTGAGGAAATCTTTCATATCATGGAACACTTCTGTCTAGGACAGCGACGCCTTCATCTCTTTGGAACAGACCACACAATACGGCCAG GATGGTTAACTGTAGGTCCTAAGCTGTCGAATACTAATTTCAAACCAGACACATACAGAAACTACTTCACTGAGACCATAGTAACTGGATGTACTGATGAGATTGAAAGATTAAGGCCAAAGTCACCACCCCCAAAGAACAAAGGTCAGAGGGGTGGTGGACCACGCGGTGGGGGAAACAGAGGTGGTCCAAGGGGAGGGGGTGCTCGAGGGGGAAATAGAGGTGGAGGGACTGGTGGTAGAGGAAACATGAGAGGTCGAGGTGGTGGAATGAGAGGGGGATTTAGGGGTGGCAGAGGGGGTGGTCATAGAGGTGGGTTTCCTCCTCGTAGCTAG
- the LOC140051033 gene encoding small ribosomal subunit protein mS37-like, with translation MSKRFNEIIIRNVYKPDPKIPLQKPFALRNNVSLRKNKKEAASCLTEMSILLACWKKSSYNDADCLKEISAFQKCFNESEKEKRAFAAAAREGKIEAGRTTSEQLNRLMKKFPQRNR, from the exons ATGTCGAAAAGgtttaatgaaataataataagaaatgtGTATAAACCAGATCCTAAAATTCCTCTTCAAAAACCATTTGCTTTACGAAACAATGTATCTTTAAGAAAGAATAAGAAAGAGG ctGCCTCATGTTTAACTGAAATGTCAATATTGCTAGCATGTTGGAAGAAGAGCAGTTACAATGATGCTGACTGTCTGAAGGAAATTTCAGcttttcaaaaatgttttaatgaatCTGAG AAAGAGAAAAGAGCATTTGCAGCAGCAGCAAGAGAAGGGAAAATAGAAGCAGGTCGAACAACAAGTGAACAACTAAACAGACTTATGAAAAAATTTCCACAACGCAATCGGTAG